DNA sequence from the Lagenorhynchus albirostris chromosome 13, mLagAlb1.1, whole genome shotgun sequence genome:
TTGGTTTTCGGGTCTCTCAGATCATGCTGAATTACCCTAAGGCCCTAAATCTTCTACTACACGCTCAACCAGTTAGAAGAGGTGTCAAGGGCAGAATATATTAGAACATGTCCCAGTTTACCAGTTACCCTATTTTCACATCTGTCAGACACAACAGAGACCCCTTGTTAACATTTCAACAATAGATCTTGGCTGGCTCTATTAGAATAAGCATCCTTTAAAGACCCCTTCTACTTTCAACAAATCTGGCTGAAACTGTCTCTCTCTACCACTAAAGTTCTCATCAATGGTCTCCCAGTTAAGTGGAACATATGGTTTTCAAATTGTGAACGTCTCCTACATACTCTTTTATACAAAGTAACCATAGAAATGTGTATTCTTTCCTTGAATAATCTCTACTTCCTTtgaattgtgtttttttcctttgttttgtttgtgggtgggggagggaggtacTCAATCACTTCCAGGAGTTCAGCAGGAAACAAGGTAGAAATTAACATAAGTTACATTTGCGGCTAATCCATCATCCAAACTAAAACTGAGGTGAGAGGGTAGACTGAAGCTAACGGGGAAAATTATATTAAGTTTTGCTCTGGGGTTCATGAAATAAACCTgtaatgcagtggttctcaaggggTGATTTTTTCCCCTCGGGGGAAAATGTAGTAATGTCTGAAGACGTTTTCCGTTGTCACAAGGGGGAAGTGCAATGGACATCTGGTGGGTGGAGGCCACAGATGCTCTCAGATATCTCACAATGCACAGAACGGCCCCCGACAACAAACAACTGCCCAGTTCAAAATGTTAATCGTGCCAAGGCTGAGACAGCTGGCTTACGGAACTGGTCCCAACACATACACTTAAGTCTTCACTCTTATATTCATCttcatcttgttctttttcttcctcttcctcttcttcagtttcctcttcaagCCTCAACCAGTACCATGCCTCCCTGGGAACCTGAATATTCTGAAAATGTAGAATTATTCCCAATTAAACACAGCTAAACATAACTCTTATCACAAGTATGCTCCTGTCAACATGAATTCATTCTctcaattaaatatttactgagtgctgctTTAAGAGTAAAGCACTATGAACTATGGGGATGCAAAACCCAGTTAGAATACTGCCTCCCAGGTGCTGACAATCTAGTAGGGAAAAGAAGCTATGGGTATAAGTAGCTTAATGGGCATAAAATGATACATATCAGTGAGGAAATCTTAAGTATCACAACACATATTCAAAATAATGTCCtatggaaatagagaaaagagagatTGCTTCCAGCAATCTATTTACATATGAAGGgaattttacaaacatttttgagacttttgtttttaattgaaggaaacttttttattctttttttaaaaaaaaatatttatttatttttttggctgcattgggtcttcgttgctgcgagtgggctttctctagttgcggcgagcaggggctactcttcattgcggtgcgagcgcttctcactgcggtggcttctcttgttgaggagcacgggctctaggcacgcaggcttcagtagttgtggctcacgggctctcgagcacaggcttagtaattgtggcacacgggcttagttgctctgcagcatgtggaatcttcccggaccagggattgaacccatgtcccctgcaatggcaggcagattcttaatcattgcaccaccacggaagtccccatttttgagactttattttattttatttatttatttttaaaataaataaataaatttatttattttggctgcgttgggtcttcgttgctgcgggcgggctttctctagttgcggcgagcggggctactcttcattgtggtgcgtgggcttctcattccagtggcttctcttgttgaggagcacggactctaggcacgcaggcttcagtagttgtggcatgtgggctcagcagttgtggctcgcaggctgcagagcacaggctcagtagttgcggtgcatgggcttagttgctctgtggcatgttggtcttcccagaccagggctcgaacccgtgtcccctgcattggcaggtggattcttaaccactgtgccaccagggaagccccccacttttatctatctatctatctatctatctatctatttatttatggctgtgttgggtctttgttgctgcaggcgggctttctctagtggcaagcggggctactcttcattgtggtgcgcgggcttctcattgcggtggcttctctttgttgtggagcacgggccctagagcgtgcaggcttcagtagttgtagcacacaggctcagtggttgtggctcatgggctgtagagcacaggctcagtagttgtggagcacgggcttagttgctctgcggcatgtgggatcttcccggaccagggctcgaacccgtgtcccctgcattggcaggtggattcttaaccactgcaccaccagggaagtccaaagccCTCCATTTTTGAGACtttaaatgaagttattttattttgatagtaATTGaaccatcaaaataaaaaagaaatgaaatcaaatcaaaaattgaattttaagaaCCATTCAAATCTGAACTAGATAGTAGTCTACCATGATTTTACTAGTTAGAGACACATATGGTATTGGATATGGACTGAAAATAGGCTATTCTGGTTAACCGAATATCCTGGTGAACAGAATTTCCACACATAATAGCCCTGAGTAATCAATATTCAAATAAGTGGAGAACAGTTAAGTGTAAAAATGGTAATTTACCCATAGAGGATAATTCAGACTACTCAGGTTCCAGCAGAGAACAAGTCATTATTATGAGTATCAGTTATCATAGATCAATAATGCATCTTAAATGAAAGCTTTAGATACACCAGGCTTggagttctctctttctctctctctttttaacaataaaaatacacaGCAAATCACACTGGGTGCCAAAACACTTTACCAAACTGAAAGCAGGTAAAAGGCTTACCTTCTGAGTATCCAACTGTTGACAGGCTCTCTGGCTTCTTCTAAGATCTCCTTCTAGCTTCATTTCATCTTGCTTATTTTTAAGTCGCATTctgattcaaagaaaaaaatagtacacTAGAGGTCTGTGCTCTCTTCATCCATTTTATATGTCCAAGTACCAGAAAACATACCACAATAAAGAAAAGGTGAAACTATAAACTGCTAAAATACCGAAACTGTTCTGCAGCTCtttcttcaacttcttttttCATGTGAATCTTTCTTCTGTAGCTTTCCaatttttcctctgctttccGTTTTAGTAATGCCTCATGACCAATGCCACTTTTTCCTGCTCAAACAGGAAACACTGATGAGAAATGTACTGACTTTATATTTCAAAACATGAcaacttaaaatttctttttctggccacaccttgtggcttgtgggttcctagttccccaaccagggattgaacccgagccctaggcagtgaaagcgccaagtcctaactgttggactgccagggaattccctaaatacttacagattaaatgcaattctAATTTGAGTACAGTCACTCAAAATCATTTGATAAGAAGGATGGGAGAAAAcactagagattttttttaacccaaacacataatttgatttttacaaaGATCATTGGTCTGATCTAATAAGATGGTAATactatacacatttttttaaaattgggaaaacAGTATCAACTGTCATACTTACATATAAATATGCTGAacaaataaagtatatattttttctctttaatttgtccaaagtattaagaaaaacatttaatggATACATCTGTCTCAGGATACTTTTAGGACACTCAGTGGACAAAAATAGCTTTGTGTTGTTAATGGTTACAACactttttcccctatttttatgattaaaattttattttatactgactAAAACTTActtgtatttttagtttaaaaggtCTAGAAATTTAACTGAGAAACATTTTACTGAGGGTGTCTTATGATAAGAACTGTAACAGTACCAccataaaaaagtatttattaagcaaataTATGTGCTAAATTTAAGTGTAAGTTGTTATTACTGGTAAATAGCCTCAAAAATAATTACATACCTGTTTTGACATTAAGAGGAATTGGTTCAACAATACcgtctcctaaaaaaaaaaatagagaacaaaaCACAAACTACTTTAGAAATTCTTCCTCAAACTACAGGCAGGTGCAGTATGCAACTTTATAATGTTCTATACTTATCCCCTTCAGTTTCAATGATACTCAAAACTGTAACTGAACATCAACAATCAACTACCACCCTTGCCTTCAAATACTTAGTCCTCGATAAGGCTGATCCACAGCCTGCAACGCCACCTCAAGGTAGGAAGGATTTTAAGAAGTGAAAACACTGATATATATCCAGGAGGGTGGGAGCCACAAGAGAGAGCAAAGCCTTGCGAGGTGAAGGTCAAAGCAATGACagtaaaggagaggagaggaggtaaACAGCTTACAGAAGCTACTATACGTATATGGCCTCTATCTCTTAATAAGCAATCTCATTCCTAAAAGAGAGGTGAGAACTGAGCTTCTCCAGCTGAGGGGTCACTCAGGCAGCTGCCACAGGTACAGAGCAAGCAGGGCAGAGTCCTGCCATCATCTTCGATGTTGCTTCACTGTCCTTCGGGCCACTGTACTTCTTAACCCTTCTCTTGTCACCATTCTTAGCTGCTGCCTCCATTGTAAGCCTCGTCCATCCCACTTGTTAGCGCCTTTGAGGCCGAGCTGGGCAGATAAGCAGCTCTTGATGGCACACGTCTAAAGTGCATGTGGGAAGATGGAAGTTCTCCATAAGCTTGCCAGCAACAGTAAGAGCCTAGGAAGCTTAAGTTGTTTCAATTTCTGTGTAGAGGGACAGAGATTAAAGAGTCATCACTGGTACTCATCAATAAATTACAGctgtttatttctggctgtgaCTCACCACTTTTGCCGAGGGCCTGACCACTTTTATATCCCATCTTCTGGAGCAAAGCAAACCCTTTGTTTTCACAGCCTAGTGCATTCTTCAGTCCAATGTCACGTCTctcttgttcttcttcttttaaactcTTCCgcttatttttcaaattagcttcctgttgcttttcttcttttcgaTGGGCTTCTCGGATTTGCCTCAGCATTGGCAAGCCTGGTCTGATATCTTCTCTGAAGAATGAGGGAAAAGGTTATTTTGGACCAGTACATGGAAGTTTCTCATAGCTTTGCCACTTACTCACTTGACACTACTTAATATTTCAGTGCTACCTCTAGGAGCATCTTTGTTAGAACATAACCAGTGTCCTTTGAGAATGGCTGTGTTAGTTAAAATGATGAAGGCTGGTACCATATTGTAAGAAACTAAAAGTACAGAGTTGAAGAAATTAGAAATAGTAGGTTCAGACTAATTTTTCTAAGAGGTTGGCTATAATAAAAAGCAAAGCTGGACAGCAGGTATTAAGACGCGATGAGATGAAATGAAGTAAAACAGTAAATATCCTTGGAAGAGGGGAATAAAAAGAATCAAGGGCAGGAAAAAAACACCtagcattaaaaaggaagaagagatttcTAGTATCTTTGTACTATAGACATGTAGGAAGTATTTCCATGAAGCAATAAGACTAACTTCCAACCTCACCTTTAAAATCAGTGGCattgcttagggcttccctggtggcgcagtggttgggagtccgcctgccaatgcaggggacatgggtttgagccctggtccggttggatcccacatgccacagagcaactgggcctgtgcaccacagctgctgggcctgtgctctggagcttgcatgccacaactactgaaccccacttacctggagcccgtgccccgaaacgggagaggccacggcagtgagaggcccacaaacTGCGGCAAGTAGTGGCCCCTGCTTACTGCAGCTGGAAGGGGgctgcgcagcagcaaagacccaatgcagccaaaaataaataaattaaataaataaatttataaaaaataaaaatatataaaatcaatggCATTGCTGAAAAATCTCCACTAATGTCTTACACATATCATTTCATGGAGTGTGCATATTTACTTACTGGACATTAATGAAGGAATCAGACATATAGTCCTCCTCTTCTGCCATTTTCAACTTCATATGGCAAAACCATCTACAAATCAAATAGGATAAAGTAACGATTACTAATTTTCAGTttaccaaaatggaaataaacctgTATGCATTCCCAGCCATGACCTTTCTCTAGAGCTCTACTCCATATTCAAGTGTCCTTTTGACATCCTTCTGGGTGGAGCTCTCAAACTCAATAATCCAAACAACTCATTCTCTTCCCCCTCCCAAGACCTCCTTCATCCCTGTATTTCCAAATTAACGTCACCACTATCTCCCCCTTCCTGACCTCTTATAAACCTCTGTCAACTCCTCCTCCGTATTATCCCCCATAGGCATTTTTTCCTATAGTTGTGACCACTGCTTTCGTTCGGGCATTTTTTTCTCACCTGAACTATTACAACTGCTTCCTAATTGGTCTCATTGCCTTTGGCCTCTCCTCCTCCAACCCATCCTCTAGAACCTCTCCagagtggttttttaaaaacatgtcagGTCATGTTACAGTTTCAAATCCTTCGTAAACTTTACCCTGTGGGCAGTGGAGGAACCATCATTTTCACGTGGTAGCCAGAGAGATCCTTCATAATCTGACCTCTGACTCTCCTCTAGGACTCATTAGTCACGCCACATGGTCTCTCTCATTGCCCTCTGAACACACCACAGACAGTTCCCTCCTCCTAGGCCTAGGCTACCCTCCTTCACAAAAGCCTGTCCTGACCACTTCAGGCCTCTCTCCACAGCACTTTATGTTCAAGCTGTTCATTTGTAACTTGATATAGTTAACGCTTCACTTATGTGGAAACACTTTTGAGGACAGTTTCTATCCAAAGTAGTTAAAATCATGTAATTATAAAGTACACTTCAAACTTTACTGTGTATATGAATTGCCCTGGGATCTTCTTAAAATGCAGAGTCTGATTCTGAGCTGGAGCTTGAggtcctgcatttctaacaggcgcCCAGGTGCTGTCAATGCTGCTGGTCCAGTTCCTGGATACAAAAGTGGAGTCACTTGTTGCAGTGCACATATGCTGTTTTGGCCTGCTCACCATCCTTCCCTTTGGAAACCCGGCCTTCTGCCCTCCTTGTGGTTCTAGTGGAAGGTGGCAATCTTAGTACCATATACTCTCTTGGGCACAAGATGGCCAGTTATAGTACCTTATGTCCTAGCAAAGGCGAGGGGATGACCTAAACAGGGCAAGTAAGCATCTCTTTCCCTAATGATACGAATATATGGATCGCAGGGAAAAGAAGCTCTCTTTGTTGGGGTTTCTAAACTGGAAGTATGTGAAGCTGGGCTGTGGATGGCCATCTTCTTGGTCATTCGAAGAGATCCTGTTCTGCAGAATGAAGCCAGATAGAGACAGGCCTAAAGGCAATGAGTCTCCAACCCTAGTTCTCAAGgccctgattcctgcagctctttCTTTAATGCTATGACCTACCATTCTTCCCAGCTACATAGGCTGATAAGTTTCCTCATTATTTAAGCTTGTTTGAACAGGGGTTCTGTCAACTGTAACCAAAAGTCTGGACAATTACATCGGATGAAAACAGTATTACTGtactggtttttatatttttaatgtatatcttCCCAACTAGGCTGTAAACCACAAAGATAAGTCCCCTGTATACCCTCTGCCTACCACTGTGTCCCAAACATCATAAATCCTCAGTGTTTAGCTATGATGAGGATAAGAAGGGTCTTTaattatatttctgattttgtagtAACGGAATACTTTCTTCCTGTGTCgccatgtcttctttttttaaaatcttcttgtAAATCTATCAATACAGAAAACTGCATAAAATAAATGTGTAGCTTAGTGCATTTTTATGAGGCAAACACTCTTATAACCATGTGgtagcctccaagatggcccccagtGATTTTTACCTCTTGGTTTTCAACATCCTTCCACAGTGAACGGGTTGACTTATGTAACCAACAGAATATTGAAGAAATGGTGGAGTGTGACTTCTTGGTCACAAAAGACACTACAGCTCTTAGATCACTCTAACTCTGAAGTTAGTTAGATCACTCCTTCTGAAGGAAGTCAGCTGTTATATAGTAAGGATATTTAAGCAGATCTATGGAGAAGTCCACGcaggaggaactgaggcctcctgttGACAACAAGCACAAACTTGGGAGTGACATGAGTGAGTCACCTTGGAaatggatcctccagccccagtcaagccttcagatgctCACTGTGGGCTGGCATCTTCCTtacaacttctttttttaattttaattttttgattgtttattACTTTTTGGCCCCGtggtgcggcatgtgggagctcagttccccaagcagggatcgaacccacgccccctgcactggaagcacagagtcttaaccactggaccaccagggaagtccccattacaACTTCTTAAATTCCAAGCTAAGTTAAACCACTAAcaaactcctgacccacagaaactgtgagataataaacgaTTATAGTTATTTCAAGTTGCTAAACTTGAATAATTTGTTCTACAGCAAAAGATAATAGAAATCATCACCCATATCAGCAGATAGAACCTTGTCAGCCCCCCAGAAGCCCTCCCTGTCCCCTACCCTATCACACGCCTTCCAGTCACTTCCTTTTCCTTATGGTTTCATCACCCACACATGCATCCTTAAACATTACAGCTTAGTTTTgcctaattttccttttattataataGAATAAGTTAAAAGTATGTAAGATTATATCCAGCACTTGTGGTAATTCACCCACTGTCTCTAAACCTCAGATTCTTCATTTGTAAtaacagtatttttatatataatgatcTAGCACCTACCGAGTGTATCAAACATTTTTATCCCATTTAATTACCATTAACCACTCTGTAAGGTACGGACAGTTAGTCCTGCTTTAATTAAGACTCAGTATGGCTAAATGACTTGCTCAACACCACAAAAAATCCAGGTCTCAGAGCTCTTTCTACTGCAAATAGGATTCGATTATTTTTAAGGGAACTACTTAGCTATAAAGTGCTATGCAGAGGGGTTACAGGTTTTTTAAACCCCCTTTTTATGGGTACACTATACTTTAGCATCATCTGTTCCCATAAGGATAAGGATAAACTTCACAAGGTGATAATCCTGGCAGAATGACGGTGGCTTGGATCACAGTGACAGCAGTGTAAGTGGTGAGAAATGATCGGATTCTGGGTATATTCTGAAGATAGAGGTAACGGGATTTGCTGCTGGATTGGCGGCGGGGTGGGAAAGATCGATGTCAAGGATTACTAAAAGGCTTTTGGTCTGAATACCTGGAAGAATGGAGTTACCAGTTTTTGAGAGCGGTTAGACTGTAGcatcaggttttgtttttgttttgttttttggcagaTAGTGGACAGGGAGGTGGCAATAAGAGTGCTGCTTCACATGTACTGAGAGTCCCATTACACATCCAAGTGGAGAGATGGACTAAGTAGTTGGATGTACAGTAGAAAGGTGACAAGAAGCGCGTCAGACCCAAACACTCCTCTCAGGGGCCGCTGATCCCTTCCCTGTCGCGCCCCTCCCAGGTGCAAGCGTGCCACAGACGCGACCACTCACGGGTGGGAATATTGGTGATGGTGTGATGGGTAGTCACAGCCAGTGCACAGATCACCGCCCTTCATCATTTCACCAGGCGCCCACAGCTCCTTACCTGGCAGCTGTACTCTCCCCAGGCCAGCTCGCGAAAGCTAGCGCTGCGCAGACGCTCACCAACCTGCGCGGGACCTCTGGGCCTTCGCTCCCACCTGAGTTTCCGCGGCCAGTGTCAATTGGAAATTGGAGGCAGGCGGGGCCAGGCGGACGTGGTTAAGTGCGCTTGCGCAGGATCAGCCTTCTGCGCACGCGCTCTCCTCGCGCTTCCGGCTGGGAGAGGTGTGGGAGGCGGGGCATCCGGGTCCCTTAGCGGCTTCTTCTAGACGCGGACCTCGGCTCGTCTACCTTTGCCAGAGTAGGAGGTAAGGCCGACCCGTCCGCCACCGTAGCGTGCACGTtgacacacatacacgcacacacgcgcgcgcacacacaccaAGGCCCCCACTAGGTTGTCAGAGGTCTGGGGACGGAATTCGAGTTCGTAATGAACATTTGCCCTTTTCAGGCGCCGGACTTGGTTCCGAGTCGCCGCCTCCTGGGGTTGACAGACCGGGTGACCCGGCCGAGGCCTGAGACGGCCTCGGGCCCGGCGCTGCGCTGCCTTCCTCCAGATAGCCGGTTTACCCGGACCTGCAGTGCGCGCGGCCTCTGCCGGCTGCGTTCCTGGACCGCCCGGCGTTGTAGCTGAAGCTTCGGCCGCGGGGACCTGGCCTCCCGCCGCCACCTCATCCCCGTAGGAAGACTCTCGGAGCCTTCCAGTGTGGGATCTGTCTGCTGGGACGTTTTGACCTCCTCCTGGGGCAGGTGCAGCAGGGGAAGCGGAAGGGTGCTGTGCACCGAGCagtggaagaggaaaaaggaggaTGGGTTGTCAGGCCCGGCTGGTGTTTGATCTCGGTGCTTCAGTTTTCCCGTTTATGGAATGGGTTAATGACGTATTTTGCTAGGCATTTTCCTTCTGGAATAATGCCTTATTTGCaatatttatcttaattttcCGTTGAACCCATTCTTCATTCTTCCTCACCAAGCAtgactttcctttgtttttgtttgcaccCTTATCCTTTAAAATTAGGTTCTCAGGTTTTGCCTCAAGGAAGTTATGTAAGTTTCCTCCAAATGAAATGAGAAGTAAagccttatttttcatttcttagtgATTACATTTGTTAAGTTTGACTTTTAATATTAACAAGTTcttacaagtattttaaaattgtttatttaaggTGTGAAATTAAAACTTCAGTAATGGAGTTAGCCCACAGTTTATTGCTGAA
Encoded proteins:
- the GPATCH11 gene encoding G patch domain-containing protein 11 translates to MKLKMAEEEDYMSDSFINVQEDIRPGLPMLRQIREAHRKEEKQQEANLKNKRKSLKEEEQERRDIGLKNALGCENKGFALLQKMGYKSGQALGKSGDGIVEPIPLNVKTGKSGIGHEALLKRKAEEKLESYRRKIHMKKEVEERAAEQFRMRLKNKQDEMKLEGDLRRSQRACQQLDTQKNIQVPREAWYWLRLEEETEEEEEEEKEQDEDEYKSEDLSVLEKLQILTSYLREEHLYCIWCGTAYEDKEDLSSNCPGPTSADHD